The nucleotide sequence TCTTGCTTCAGTTAAATGTGCTCCCAAAAATTCCAACAGTTAATTGCTAAATAACTAAGGACAATCGTGTCAAAACCAATGGCAGTTATTCCAATATCGCACTTTCTGATACTTTAAAACCACCTAACACATAATTGCTAAGATTAACAGCATACTGATCATTTGGACAAAGTAACAATTTTATACCATCTACTTGAATGGATGAATAAAGGAATTGATAGAGTAAATTGAAAGAATCAATAAGATGGATACATGAGATATTATCATTTAAGAACTAAATCATCATAAAACAACCACTCCTTGATCTACACAAATTGGCAGAACAAAAACAAAGGTTGAGACTCTCTATCATTCCCAGTCCATCCACACAAGTATACCAAATATAGAGCAGAAACGATCAAAAACTCAAGCGATACATCCACTGCCTATCCACCCAATAAATGTATCCACATGGACTTATGAAATTACATAGGCATAACCCCTAATGAATAAAGAGGAGTTGCTCCAGCATGATCATGAGTCATGACTTTAGTCAAATCACCAGTTTAAATAATACAGTTGATAGATTTGAGTTAGAGTCTGGATAATGGCTAATCCAATGGTATTTTATCATTGTGTTAATTGTACAAAAGATCTCGCTCTTTGATTGTGAATTCCACTATGTTTTTGCAACTAAatctaaatacaaaataaaactgTCAAATTCTGAATTAGCTGCAAATACTTAAAAGCATCTAGTTTTCACATAAGTCCATATGCTTCTACTTAACAAAGATGCAGGTTATAAAGCTAGTTTAACTAAAACTTTAGAACATGGATACTTCAAATCCTACAAAATAGACGAGCCAAGACAAATACCTCTGTCAGGTATATAAATCTGAATCGTACCGAGAAGAACCTGAGTACCCAGCAACGAAGTCATCATTGCCGTCAGACTCACTCATAGGAAATCCCAAATCCTTCAACAACGACCCAAACATTGTCATTTCAGCAGATCGAGCACTAGCGGGCCATGTCGCCACCAAAGTGCCCTTTGCCCTCCTCATCTGGCATTCCGCGATGATGGCAGCCCCTAGGCCATCCATCACGCTCCCGGACGGAAAGTAATCCAATCCTCGCACCAGATGCTGCTCGGCATTTCTCTCCTCTACCGTCTCCAGCTTAAAAGCCAGGGTTTCGTCCACGGCTAACCTCTCCCTGTAGTTCTGGCTCCGGATCGAGTCTAAGATCAAAACCCTCTCCGCCTGGATCCCCCCGAGCAGCGATTTTGCAACAGCACGGGCCCTTTCGGCCGCAACAGGGAGCTGAACAGAGACGAGGACTTGACTTTCTCCGGCGTAGACATAGCAAGAGCGATCGCGTGCGGAGGGCTCAAGGGAGTTGCCAGCGAGGGGAATCTCCGGAAGGATTAGGGCACCGATGAGGACCTTGTGGGGGATCCGATGGAGGACGGCCAAGGAGGGGGAGGAAAGAGCGATGATGAGGAGGGGAGGACGGAGGTGGTCTGAACTGGAGTTGGGGTTCAGGAGGAGAAGAGGTGGCGGGAGAGACGGAGGCGGAGAGGCGAAGTTGTCAAGGTCTTCTCGGAAGAATCGAGAGGGCGGCGGCGTCTCCGTGAGAACGTCCTCCATCTCCGCTTCGATCGCCGCTGCTTTGCGTAATTGTGTTTGCAGTAATGCCTCAAAGACGCCATAGCGGTTCTATACGGATTACGGTCTTTGTTTGCGCAGCAagcaaagaaaataataaaataaaatatttttgtgtGTAAATAACACTAACGATTATGGTAACTTAGTTGCAAATAAACTTCGACAGTTTTTCAAAAGGTGTAGTTAGATTTCTGAATTTATCAAAAAGATCATACTATTTTAGCATTTATCAAATGATGCATCTTTTTATCGTAATTTTCCTATACTACTTTAATatttaactgatttttttttttctttttttattatttttctctcttctctttcctatatACATGTAATGTATCttctctttccttcttcttttttatcttctctttgttttttttttttcaatttttttctcaaaCATGTTATAAGAGGTCAAATCCACGTTGGGCATGATATCTCTCCATATCAGACCCACTATCATGCCCAATGTGGGCATGATATAGAGAGATATCAGACCTAACAACaaggaaaaaaagagagagatttagatttttcaaCACCTTTAGTCCACTACTAGAAATGTCGAAAATAACAATGAAAagcatatttagactccttgcaattttagaaatctacaggACCTGAAATAAttacaatctgaggtctctaagtCGATCAATGAGTTTTaaccgaaactcactgatggacctagagagctccgattgcacctatttcagttCCTCCATTCttatttttgacattcctagtggtggaccagaggttttgaaaaacctaaatctctctttttttttttgttattaggcctgatatctccccatatcaggcccaatgtggacctgatatggaagatatcaggcctaataacaaaaataaaaaaaggaaaaaaaaataaagaaagaaagaaaaagagatttaggtttttcaaaatctctagtccaccactaggaatatcgaaaataataatgaagagcatatttgggctccttacaattttagaaatccacaggaactgaaatgtgtgcaatcggagctctctaggtccatcagtgggtttcgatcaaaacccactgatggacttagagagctctgattgcacccatttcagtttttatggatttctaatattgcaaggagttaaaatatgctatctattatttatttcaacttctaaaagatgttaaaatataataagaaagaatcaacaaaacaatccctatatattttaggtttttaaaatctctggtccaccactaggaatgccaaaaataacaatggagaacatatttgaactcctttaATTGCAAAATAagaaatccacagaaactgaaatgggtgcaatcggagctctctaggtccgttgggcctgatatctgtTCATATCATACCCAATTTGGGCctaatatctccccatatcaggcccaacgtggacttgatatgggagatatcaggcctaataataataaaaaaataaataaataaaaaagaaagaaagagatatttaggtttttcaaaacctctggtctaccactaggaatgccaaaaataacaatggagagtatatttggactcctttcaattttagaaatccgtAGAACCTGAAATGGCTGCAATATGAggtttctaggtcgatcagtgggtttcggtcaaaacccactgatggacctagagagctccgattgcacccatttcagtttatgTGGAATTCTAatgttgcaaggagttaaaatatgctatctattatttattttaacttctaaaagatgttaaaatataataagaaagaatcagtaAAACATTCCCCATacgttttaggtttttcaaaacttctagtccaccactaggaatgtcaaaaataacaatggagagcatatttaaacttcttgcaattttagaaatccacaggaactgaaatgggtgcaatcggagctctctaggtccatcagtgagttttgattgaaacccactgatggatctagagagcttcgattgcacttgtttcagttccagtggatttctaaaattgcaaggagtgcaaatatatttttcattattattttcggcattcctagtggtagacaagagattttgaaaaacctaaatctctctctctttctttttttattttattatttttttattattaggcctgatatctccccatatcaggcccacgttgggcctgatatggggagatatcaagcccacgttgggcctgatatgaagagatatcaggcccaacgtgggcctgatatctcttcatattaagcctaataacaaaaaaaaagaaaaaaaaagagatatagGTTTTCTAAAACATCTGGTCTACCACtagaaatgttgaaaataatataaattacatATTTGGAtttcttgcaattttagaaatccacaagaactgaaatgactgcaatctgaggtctctaggtcgatcagtgggtttcggtcaaaacccactgatggacctagaaagctccgattgcacccatttcagtttatgTGGAATTCTAatgttgcaaggagttaaaatatgctatctattatttattttaacttctaaaagatgttaaaatataataagaaagaatcagtaAAACATTTCCCATacgttttaggtttttcaaaacctctggtccaccactaggaatgtcaaaaataataatggagagcatatttgaactccttacaacattagaaatccacaggaactgaaatgggtgcaatcggagctctctaggtccatcagtggggttTCGACCGAAACcttactaatggacctagagagctccaattgCTAGTGCGGTTTCGACCGAAaccccactaatggacctagagagctccaattgCACTTATTTCAGTtcttatggatttctaaaattgcaagaagtccaaatatgctctttatattattttcaacatttctaGTGGTGAACCAgcggttttgaaaaacctaaatctctctttcttttttttctttttttttattaggcctgatatgaagagatatcaggcccacgtcccaatatgggcctgatatctccccatgatatgggagatatcaggcctaatgtgggcatgatatgggagatatcaggcctaataacaaataaaaataaaaataataaaaaaagaaagaaagagagatttagattttttaaaacctctggtccaccactaggaatgccaaaaataataatggagagcatatttggactcctttcaattttagaaatccatatgaTCTGAAATGactgtaatctgaggtctctaggtcgatcagtgagtttcggtcaaaacccacttatgGGCCTAGAGAGCTctaattgcacccatttcagtttatgTGGATTTCTAATGTTGaaaggagttaaaatatgctatctattatttatttcaacttataaaagatattaaaatataataagaaagaatcagtaAAATAATTCTCATACGTTGGGCCTCATATGATTCATAACAGGCCCACACATGAGGATTTTTGCCAATTCATCATTAATACAATTTTACACCTTCGTAGAAGgggaaataaataatggatcagTTTCTGTTGATTTATAGGTTGcaaagaattcaaatatgtcaTCTATTGATTATTTCGCATTCtccaaatatattaaaatgttatcaaaaaaatcaattaaactcTAAACGTTGTGGGCCTAATATGATTTGTATATTAAGCCTATGTTATGCATGCAcgcattgaaaaaaaaaagagaagaaagagaagagcgGAGATGAAAAATTAGATTGGTTGCATGCATAGAAGAAAATAAATAGAAGAGAGTGAGAAACGACagtgaaaaaaaaatcagatttgtcagaaggataaaataggaaatgcacttaaaaaggtacgttctttggtaaataccaaagtagcgtacgctttttgataaatttaaatctctctctgcgccttttggtaaattgtcgaAAAAATTTCCTCCATTTCCGTAGTACCGATTCTAGGGAGACTGTTGATAtgataatttcatatttttttagttGCAAATAAATTTCATGTGAATAACCAACATAACTTATGTTGTTTCAAATGCATGAATAATCAAAACGGTAAATCTTACCGTGAAATAATTACAAGATTGAACAGTCCATTTATCCCCAAACCAAATTCCTCACTAGAGAATGTTCTTCACTTGCGAAGCATCAAGTCGAACCACATTCTTGTTGCTTGGACGTTTATATAAAGGGAATGGTGGGAAGTTGTGCCCACTATCATTGCACACGTTGCATGTCTACTATCAATATCTTTCACTCATTCAAATCAAGCcataaaaatcatataaaaatatacaattcatgcttaaataaaaaatagttCATGCAACAATAAACATACTAAGTGattaaaattaacaaaattattatattttacatAGTTGctcattaaaataaattaaaaatattaatattttatattgatcctaattaaattatttatatctatataaaaattttaatctctcataatgactattatatcAAAAGCATATTCAATATTTTCAATCAATATAATTATTTACAATCATATTTTAtgtacttaaaaaaaattgatcgaCTAGTgaataaatatcaaaaatataaatctattttaattttactttttagctagaatttatttattttagtcaCTCACTTTCCTAGTCATATTTCATACATTGAATCATCTATAGTCATTAGGATAAATGCTAAAGTAACATACTCTAGCTAAaatttcaagtagacagctaaatagtcattcAGGGTACaattaagattaacttataatctcaatggtctcatatagtaaaaaaaataaggaTAAATTGTCCTACTACCCTCATTGTTGTTATAACACATATGGTATGCATCACATGTTACAATGTTATTATCTTTACTAATAAAAagtgcatttttttaaaaaaaaattaaagtcatACTAATTTTGATCTAAAtattcccaatgtctaatcctgaatttaaCTTACGAATTTCAATGAGGTTTAATAAACGGTGGATTTATTTACTCCGATTATTATCAATtttacaaatgatctcatcttgatattACTGTCAAGGTGACCTTAGCTTATAGGAGTCTTCATTCACAACTTCATTAGTTGTCTCATAAGCAATGATTTTACctatatttatacttaacaaatagagatgattgtccatttgAGATGTCCAACTCAATCaaccaacatgctcaccgagacttATCCAAATGTAACATTAACATATACACTAAATATATCATGACATTTCACAATTAAACATATTACAATATTTGATTGTCATTACAATATATTACATTATATGAAGTCACAAAGATTTCACATGTcattgaaatgactctttagtcaatgacttaataAAAGGATATGTAGGAATATATTCAAGAACTACTTTTTTCTTGTCAATTAtatctcttacaaaattatacttaatagaTATATACTTATTTTTACTGTGATATTTGGATTTCTTAGAAAAAGCTATGACAGCTTTATTATCATAGTAAActttccaacaatccccccctcaaacaaaggaccataggcttcccacgtccgatcctcgacccaccaggtcttcctgcccctcggtccacccgacctactaggacttcattgcctagtcgcaactaggatttcctgcctggtgtctggtcctcttgatcccaacataggagccctcactttctttgttcgaggtcaatattgtacccacatggctcaatcagaccatagctcttgtgcacagtcagtgGTTAAATCTTCTGACAGTTCGGGCCTGATACCAATTGTAcgatcgaaaataatttagatatctccacaatagcataatattgtccactttggccctagaccctcatgactttgctcttgggctctccctaaaaggcctcatgccaatatagatatcttttctcttataaacccatgatatttcccatgtgttttcaatataggactatgtttgcaaccttgcaaccccaatagtTTCAAGAGCATTTTTAACCAGACAG is from Zingiber officinale cultivar Zhangliang chromosome 7B, Zo_v1.1, whole genome shotgun sequence and encodes:
- the LOC122005060 gene encoding uncharacterized protein LOC122005060; this translates as MEDVLTETPPPSRFFREDLDNFASPPPSLPPPLLLLNPNSSSDHLRPPLLIIALSSPSLAVLHRIPHKVLIGALILPEIPLAGNSLEPSARDRSCYVYAGESQVLVSVQLPVAAERARAVAKSLLGGIQAERVLILDSIRSQNYRERLAVDETLAFKLETVEERNAEQHLVRGLDYFPSGSVMDGLGAAIIAECQMRRAKGTLVATWPASARSAEMTMFGSLLKDLGFPMSESDGNDDFVAGYSGSSRYDSDLYT